One Ammoniphilus sp. CFH 90114 genomic region harbors:
- a CDS encoding C40 family peptidase — protein sequence MKKLKKSLLASLALSLSCAVLPAFGSTTDASVGDTYYVDVAVSTQWTTNGRHLARDIDAPSLSNPVDLRQWNANMEDSEVRRWLTGKLETQAVYGSKVVVLQEAGDWVQVAVEGQPTPRHNLGYPGWMPKAQLTDDDRLDGMADKPFIMVTSNTAWLYDGRALNDPFMEISFNTRLPVMKDFGDVVMVATPDDGNKFISKEDVAVYQTEADFPEATPEKLIETAKQFLGLRYLWAGVSGFGFDCSGFTHTIHKAYGITIPRDSSVQAKHGKEIEKDAIEPGDLLFFARNNGTGSVHHVSMYIGDGLMIHAPNASKNVEIIPLDTPGYINEFSGARRYWEQ from the coding sequence ATGAAAAAGCTAAAAAAATCATTGTTAGCCAGTCTTGCCTTGTCTCTTTCCTGTGCGGTTTTACCAGCCTTCGGTTCGACAACCGATGCGAGCGTAGGGGATACTTATTATGTAGACGTAGCCGTATCTACTCAATGGACGACGAATGGAAGGCATCTAGCGCGTGATATTGACGCTCCATCTCTAAGTAATCCAGTCGATCTACGACAATGGAATGCAAACATGGAAGACTCCGAGGTCAGACGATGGCTGACAGGGAAGCTAGAAACGCAAGCGGTATATGGATCAAAAGTAGTCGTGTTGCAAGAGGCAGGGGATTGGGTCCAAGTAGCCGTGGAAGGTCAACCTACTCCACGTCATAACTTAGGTTATCCTGGGTGGATGCCGAAAGCTCAATTAACAGACGACGATCGCTTGGATGGAATGGCAGACAAACCTTTCATCATGGTCACTAGCAATACCGCTTGGTTATATGATGGACGAGCTCTCAACGATCCTTTCATGGAAATTAGCTTCAATACCAGACTCCCGGTCATGAAGGATTTTGGTGATGTGGTGATGGTGGCAACTCCGGATGATGGCAATAAGTTTATTAGCAAAGAGGATGTCGCTGTGTATCAAACCGAAGCCGATTTCCCTGAGGCTACTCCAGAAAAATTGATTGAAACCGCCAAGCAATTCTTAGGGCTTCGTTACCTATGGGCTGGTGTTTCCGGATTCGGCTTTGACTGCTCTGGTTTCACTCATACCATTCATAAGGCTTACGGCATTACCATTCCGCGCGACTCTTCAGTACAAGCTAAGCATGGAAAGGAAATTGAGAAGGATGCTATCGAGCCCGGGGACTTACTGTTCTTCGCTCGAAACAATGGAACGGGATCTGTTCACCACGTATCGATGTATATTGGTGACGGCTTAATGATTCATGCTCCGAACGCTTCTAAAAATGTAGAAATTATCCCGTTAGACACACCAGGTTATATCAACGAATTCTCTGGTGCTCGTCGTTACTGGGAACAATAG
- a CDS encoding YmaF family protein, with translation MLLFKVSKVKPAPLPQPHTHYFHTISSSHEGHTHFIQAFTFPVNGTSTDDHFHTFKGVTPNEHGHQLFFTGITGPAIPLPDGSHIHEVVGSVSRDVQGRPTHTHEFKALTGRPLGQEPPGW, from the coding sequence ATGTTGCTATTTAAAGTATCGAAAGTAAAGCCTGCCCCCCTTCCTCAACCTCACACCCACTATTTCCACACCATAAGCTCAAGTCACGAGGGACATACCCACTTCATTCAAGCCTTTACTTTTCCCGTCAACGGAACTTCTACGGATGACCATTTCCACACCTTTAAAGGAGTCACACCCAATGAACACGGCCATCAATTATTTTTTACCGGCATTACAGGTCCTGCTATCCCTCTCCCCGATGGCTCTCACATTCATGAAGTGGTTGGCAGCGTCTCAAGGGACGTACAAGGCAGGCCTACCCATACCCATGAATTTAAAGCTCTTACCGGCAGACCACTTGGTCAGGAACCACCCGGTTGGTAA
- the pepF gene encoding oligoendopeptidase F, translating into MTKKRLITTLTAATIALTTLTTPWVPFHPTVVQAATEALQPPDFSSRAEIPNRYKWKTEHIYANQQTWEEDASKLETLAEEFLQHQGKIGQSPSYFKEILNDYSELLQLCDKLYVFANLSFDVHQDNPELQELADRADRLYDLVTEKTSWFNSELAELPEETVEKYLTSNELATYRLFIESSLEFKEHTLARDAEALLAQTSPLMGVPEGVFSMFSKDLKLPAIKDENGQMVQLTPANYVSFLESPDPEVRKAAFQAYYHTLEDFQDTWAQILAGQVKANNFYAKARKFNSALESSLLSNGVPPEVYEELIDTVNQHLPLLHRYVELRKRMLGLEELHMYDLILPIVDSNYDYIPYEQAREMVLKGLKPLGDEYLQVLKAGMQNGWVDVYSTEDKRSGAYQWGAYDTHPYVLLNYQGTYEDVLTLAHELGHAMQTYYTNRKQPYLYSNYPIFTAEVASTMNETLMFKSMYALAQTNQEKMYLLNQYLDSFRSALFRQTMLAEFEKLIHEQEQAGAALTAEAMKQWYLDINQKYYGPSMISDEEVAMEWARIPHLYWDFYVYQYATSFAASAALANQVLEEGKPAVDRIRDNFLSAGSSDGPLQVLQAAGVDMSTSQPIVDAMKIFEETLDELERLIEETEIKIKVNGEKLSLDQAPLQQEGRTLVPVRSIAEALGATVSWENDQTILIKKENLTVTIKPDSTEAIVNGKTIKLDIPARLAAGRTYVPTRLVSEALGASVEWDEQNRTVVVEGK; encoded by the coding sequence ATGACAAAGAAGAGGCTTATCACCACTCTAACTGCAGCAACCATTGCCCTAACCACCCTAACAACTCCCTGGGTTCCTTTTCACCCAACGGTCGTACAAGCGGCAACTGAAGCTTTGCAACCTCCCGATTTCTCATCCCGTGCCGAGATTCCGAATCGATATAAATGGAAGACAGAGCATATCTATGCAAATCAACAAACTTGGGAAGAAGACGCTTCTAAGCTTGAGACACTTGCCGAAGAATTCCTCCAACATCAAGGAAAGATCGGTCAATCCCCTTCTTACTTTAAGGAGATCCTTAATGATTATTCCGAGCTCCTCCAACTTTGCGATAAGCTCTATGTTTTTGCTAATCTATCTTTTGATGTCCATCAGGATAACCCTGAACTGCAGGAACTTGCGGATCGGGCCGACCGACTCTATGATCTAGTAACGGAGAAAACCTCCTGGTTTAACTCTGAACTCGCAGAGCTGCCTGAAGAAACGGTAGAAAAGTACTTAACGTCCAATGAACTAGCAACTTATCGATTATTTATTGAGAGCAGTCTTGAATTTAAGGAGCATACTTTAGCAAGAGATGCTGAGGCTTTACTTGCTCAGACTTCTCCTTTAATGGGGGTGCCTGAGGGCGTCTTTTCGATGTTCTCTAAGGATCTCAAGCTGCCAGCCATTAAAGATGAAAACGGACAAATGGTCCAGCTTACACCAGCTAATTATGTCTCCTTTTTAGAGAGCCCAGATCCTGAGGTGCGTAAGGCTGCCTTTCAAGCCTACTACCACACCTTAGAAGATTTCCAAGATACTTGGGCACAGATCCTAGCTGGGCAGGTTAAGGCAAATAACTTCTATGCGAAGGCTCGAAAATTTAACAGTGCCTTAGAATCCAGCCTCTTATCCAACGGGGTTCCCCCTGAAGTTTATGAGGAGCTGATTGATACGGTAAACCAGCATCTTCCTCTCCTGCATCGTTACGTTGAACTGCGTAAGAGAATGCTGGGTTTAGAAGAATTGCACATGTACGATCTTATCCTCCCTATAGTGGATTCAAACTATGATTATATTCCCTATGAACAAGCTCGAGAGATGGTGCTAAAGGGATTGAAGCCTCTAGGGGATGAGTATCTGCAAGTGCTTAAAGCGGGAATGCAGAACGGTTGGGTTGACGTTTATTCTACGGAAGATAAGCGTTCGGGGGCCTACCAGTGGGGGGCCTATGATACACATCCCTACGTGCTTCTTAACTATCAAGGAACGTATGAGGATGTCTTAACCCTTGCACATGAACTGGGTCATGCCATGCAAACCTATTATACGAACCGGAAGCAGCCTTACCTCTATTCCAACTATCCTATTTTTACAGCGGAAGTTGCTTCCACCATGAATGAAACTCTTATGTTCAAGAGCATGTATGCATTAGCTCAAACTAATCAAGAGAAAATGTATCTACTCAATCAATATCTTGACAGCTTCCGTTCCGCCTTGTTCCGCCAAACCATGCTAGCAGAATTTGAGAAGCTCATCCACGAGCAGGAACAAGCAGGTGCCGCTTTAACCGCGGAAGCTATGAAACAGTGGTACCTCGATATAAACCAAAAATACTATGGACCGTCCATGATCTCGGATGAAGAAGTTGCCATGGAATGGGCCCGCATTCCTCACTTGTATTGGGACTTTTACGTCTACCAATATGCTACGAGCTTTGCTGCTTCCGCCGCTTTAGCTAACCAAGTACTTGAGGAAGGGAAACCTGCCGTAGATCGCATTCGCGATAACTTCCTATCCGCCGGAAGCTCAGACGGCCCGCTACAGGTCTTACAAGCAGCTGGAGTGGACATGTCCACTTCACAACCGATTGTTGACGCGATGAAGATATTCGAGGAGACACTCGACGAATTGGAAAGATTAATAGAAGAAACAGAAATCAAGATTAAGGTCAATGGCGAGAAATTATCCCTAGATCAGGCTCCCCTTCAACAGGAAGGCAGAACTCTCGTCCCTGTTCGTTCGATAGCCGAAGCGCTTGGTGCTACGGTGTCTTGGGAGAACGACCAAACCATCTTGATAAAAAAGGAAAACCTGACAGTCACGATTAAACCAGACTCGACTGAGGCCATTGTTAATGGAAAAACGATAAAGCTAGATATACCTGCCCGACTCGCAGCCGGCCGGACATACGTGCCCACACGATTGGTAAGCGAGGCATTAGGAGCCAGCGTGGAGTGGGACGAGCAGAATAGGACCGTAGTGGTTGAGGGTAAGTAG
- a CDS encoding cohesin domain-containing protein has protein sequence MELNAPNSTTELGEFDAAISLKNMSDLYGASVRIEFDPSKLEVIDANETEEGIQLNPGSMLNGILVKNEADNVNGVISFAVAQLGDVQGVEGNGVLATVRFKAKEGSEGTTELRPLASNIQLLNSENADLEFQTQPASISIAKGQTVSGQVGVPSYQGLASDKLDGFTVRLLSGQQVVGSAATGSNGNYTMSVPASGDYLLTVNKDGYLRAGKQIAINGDQAQLPNMTLLVGDFTQDGAIDIVDITHIAKQFEKSVAAANGVYDVNKDQKIDMADIVPVAKHFGKVAWDRIDQ, from the coding sequence TTGGAATTGAATGCTCCAAATTCAACAACAGAATTAGGCGAATTTGATGCTGCAATCTCATTGAAGAATATGTCTGATTTGTATGGTGCTTCTGTACGAATCGAGTTTGATCCAAGCAAGCTTGAAGTGATTGATGCTAACGAGACAGAAGAGGGGATTCAGCTAAATCCAGGAAGCATGCTGAATGGAATCCTTGTGAAAAATGAGGCGGACAATGTGAATGGAGTGATTTCATTCGCTGTAGCTCAGCTTGGAGATGTTCAAGGGGTAGAAGGTAATGGTGTTCTGGCTACCGTGCGTTTCAAGGCAAAAGAGGGATCAGAGGGTACGACCGAATTGAGACCTTTAGCCTCAAATATCCAGTTACTAAATAGCGAAAATGCAGACCTCGAGTTCCAAACTCAACCGGCTTCTATTTCTATTGCAAAAGGTCAAACGGTTAGTGGTCAGGTCGGAGTACCAAGCTACCAAGGGTTAGCAAGCGACAAGCTAGATGGATTTACCGTGCGCTTATTATCCGGTCAACAAGTAGTAGGAAGTGCAGCTACTGGAAGCAACGGTAACTATACGATGTCAGTACCAGCTTCTGGTGACTATTTGCTAACTGTTAATAAGGACGGATACCTGCGTGCAGGAAAGCAAATCGCCATAAACGGAGATCAAGCTCAGCTGCCTAACATGACATTATTAGTCGGTGACTTTACCCAAGATGGCGCGATTGACATTGTAGATATTACCCATATCGCGAAGCAATTTGAGAAATCGGTTGCTGCTGCAAACGGAGTATATGATGTAAATAAAGACCAGAAGATCGATATGGCAGATATCGTTCCGGTAGCTAAGCATTTTGGCAAAGTTGCATGGGATCGTATTGATCAATAA
- a CDS encoding S-layer homology domain-containing protein gives MKTKQMRLKSIALIGLAICTVFSTAAASSAKPSDISGHWAEKKIHGWLDQGLIQGYPDGAFKPNSPVSRAEFMAMTNRAFDLTDSGSISFSDVKESDWHYSVVAKAIAAGYIKGYGDGTMKPNHPVSRQEAAAMVSSLLQLGSEETGEVLEKFTDKGSMAAWSKPAIGAVLKQGIMSGYPDQTFRPSQMITRAEAVVTLDRVLETRTHKVTYQEAGIYGGSKEAPITVKGDVEVKSPGITLQHMVIEGNLILAEGIGEGEAILTNVTVKGKTMVRGGGMNSILVKDSTLAVLVVDKVNGQVRVEVSGSTSVDEVQLESGAKLEEKDLQGSGFTTVIITDQKGQQSVVTIAGNVDKLQLNVPNSKVDVVSGKIGTMEVGKDAKNTEIKLGSQVTVENMTVDAPSKVTGPGTVKSAKVNVNGVSFERRPDKVDTPDGVTIKLPSPSPGPGPDSDSDPDPDPDPDPDPSQSGIFISADKATLKPGESTIVKVSVSAKDLYSGQLKIKFDPVKLQVENDAKLQLSNSQLNTSLVAAENVDNSKGTIVYAASLLRDRKGINANKEELFSFVVKVKEGQSASASAIQIESEKFLNSDVKEMSMDSLESLNLTIQP, from the coding sequence ATGAAGACTAAACAAATGAGACTTAAATCCATCGCCTTGATCGGACTTGCAATTTGTACCGTTTTTTCCACGGCGGCAGCGAGCTCCGCTAAGCCAAGTGATATTTCTGGCCATTGGGCGGAAAAGAAGATCCATGGCTGGCTTGACCAGGGACTAATCCAAGGGTATCCGGATGGAGCCTTTAAACCTAACTCTCCTGTGTCAAGAGCAGAGTTTATGGCAATGACAAATCGGGCATTTGACCTTACTGATTCAGGCTCGATTTCATTCTCTGATGTAAAAGAATCAGACTGGCATTATTCTGTAGTGGCTAAGGCTATTGCAGCAGGCTACATTAAAGGCTACGGTGATGGGACCATGAAGCCAAACCATCCTGTGAGCCGACAAGAAGCGGCAGCGATGGTATCCTCTTTGCTACAACTTGGTAGCGAAGAGACAGGAGAAGTCTTGGAGAAATTCACGGACAAGGGATCTATGGCAGCCTGGAGCAAGCCTGCTATTGGAGCTGTACTAAAGCAGGGAATCATGAGCGGTTATCCCGATCAAACGTTCCGGCCTAGCCAGATGATTACTCGTGCGGAAGCCGTAGTTACCTTAGATCGCGTTTTGGAAACTCGTACTCATAAGGTTACATATCAAGAAGCTGGGATCTATGGCGGAAGTAAAGAAGCTCCTATAACAGTTAAAGGAGACGTTGAAGTGAAATCTCCAGGGATTACCCTTCAACATATGGTCATAGAAGGAAACTTGATATTGGCTGAAGGTATTGGAGAAGGGGAAGCCATCCTTACTAATGTTACGGTAAAAGGAAAAACCATGGTTCGCGGCGGCGGGATGAATAGTATTCTCGTAAAGGATTCAACGCTAGCTGTACTGGTTGTTGACAAGGTGAATGGTCAAGTTCGAGTAGAGGTTTCTGGAAGTACTTCTGTAGATGAAGTGCAATTAGAATCGGGTGCAAAACTTGAAGAAAAGGACTTGCAAGGATCAGGGTTCACAACGGTCATCATAACCGATCAAAAGGGTCAACAGTCCGTTGTGACGATTGCAGGAAACGTAGATAAGCTTCAACTAAATGTTCCCAACAGTAAGGTGGATGTTGTATCCGGAAAGATCGGGACAATGGAAGTAGGAAAGGACGCTAAAAATACCGAAATCAAGCTAGGCTCCCAGGTAACGGTAGAGAACATGACAGTGGATGCTCCTTCCAAAGTGACAGGACCAGGAACGGTGAAGTCTGCAAAGGTAAATGTGAATGGGGTTAGCTTCGAAAGAAGACCGGATAAAGTGGATACGCCAGATGGAGTAACTATTAAGTTACCAAGCCCTAGTCCAGGTCCAGGTCCAGATTCAGATTCAGATCCAGATCCAGATCCAGATCCAGATCCAGATCCGAGTCAGTCAGGCATCTTTATCAGTGCGGATAAAGCAACACTAAAGCCGGGTGAGAGTACCATCGTAAAAGTATCCGTTTCAGCAAAGGATTTATATTCCGGGCAGCTCAAGATCAAATTCGACCCGGTTAAGTTGCAGGTTGAAAACGATGCAAAACTTCAACTCTCCAATAGTCAGTTGAATACATCTCTGGTTGCTGCAGAGAATGTGGATAATTCCAAAGGAACGATTGTTTACGCGGCTTCTTTATTGAGAGATCGCAAAGGGATAAACGCGAATAAGGAAGAATTGTTTAGCTTCGTGGTGAAGGTAAAGGAAGGACAGTCAGCATCGGCTTCGGCCATTCAAATTGAGTCTGAAAAATTTCTGAATTCTGATGTGAAAGAAATGAGCATGGATTCACTAGAATCTTTAAACCTGACAATCCAACCATAA
- a CDS encoding gamma-glutamyltransferase yields MIKRKWRKIISVNLALSMLFASPVAGLASTNPWYEQYATATGTGGAASTEHPDASRAAMEILAKGGNAVDAAIAAAAAQGVTRPFSGGIGGGGMMMIYLADENRFVTLDHREISPSTFGPHSFLDENGNEYSSTVRKSSGPAFAVPGAVKAWEKALSEHGTMTLAEVLEPAIRVAEEGFIIDDNFVREVTENRERFNNFESTRDIYLNENGEVPPAGSILKNPDLAQAYRLIGERGSQVFYEGEIADAIVDTINNPPKVASPSFHILAGNLPKEDLKNYELVEYDPVKVNYRGYDVYGMPPSSSGGTTIGEALNILEAYDLSGMPREEALHYYIEASRYAFADRDKYLEDPAFATIPVTGMLTKGYAEERRQEIGPTASVGKVAPGNPWPYDADPDLWPEPKVKPQKGGFAFSFTGGEWDPKQLVVENSADATFDTIDGKGRITLADRRNSYGRATPNMEPIADGELLIPFKMDDLGADRRLRLWLRADGWNNITTPLNGYGVELRTTDDKVRLIRYINGSLTEIGVIDRARSTDWQWLRYSVKGDELSVKLWTDSESEPENWDLQTNDSNISGKGLFLLSSLEFRDGGGGSFQIGDINVKELKDPVDPAESFSYRFDGADGTAWDPSSFIVEGKNDAVTVDVYGGHGRIQIPGTRLDWARATAQMEPSVNSELLIPFKIEDLGVDRRLRFWLRSDNWGSSTTPANGYGLEIRTGDDLIKVMQTKTGQEKIAYPIEISRESTTEWQWLRFRVVDDQIKAKFWKHGEEEPAAWDIDITDTNVTTPGRFMISAMEWQNDQGGTFLLGNLSVTNLDQEPELEGDAFALGFDPGVEPVVLEPTEVVEESTEPASADVEPSVQEEPAPAEEVSAVEPEEPPLPVEKKDADTETIHLSVSDKEGNIVAYTNTIVSIGGNGMVVPGYGFILNDGLSGRIPSVSGPGDPNAPKPGMRNLSSMSPTIVMKDGKPVMTAGAPGSATIITTILQVLVNHLDFGMTLPEAVASPRLSQRNLRSGNTVVESAFVGTPEYLALQQRGQRFETSGLVQGIGSVTGIAFLPDGRVQAVAEPVRRGGGSAMVESEFNIPTPTSSLKMNGPARVLPGKAFDVQVNLDNAVDLYGASFKLQYDPAKLEVVDMNPNEDGVQIQPGSWVKGANISNAVDAENGVISFAVTKLGDVVGENGNGTLASLRLQVKPNVTGEVSLLPMSEGTYLRNSNNEIIPTELNSYVVVADTFPAVSGTISLSKGNRLTDLSGFTVQLKAGDQVVGEAITDATGAYSIPTEHTGDAVVVITAPGYKRVHASVVAGQDVTVPNLVLRVGDFNADEIINIVDVQLIAQAFEKTPNGENDKFDVNKDGHILLDDIVSAVLNFELN; encoded by the coding sequence GTGATTAAGAGAAAATGGCGAAAGATCATAAGCGTAAACCTTGCTCTGTCAATGCTATTTGCGTCTCCTGTGGCGGGGCTGGCAAGTACAAACCCATGGTATGAACAGTATGCTACGGCAACTGGTACAGGTGGTGCAGCATCTACTGAACATCCGGACGCATCGAGAGCTGCCATGGAGATCCTTGCTAAAGGAGGGAATGCAGTAGACGCAGCGATTGCGGCTGCAGCAGCACAAGGCGTCACTCGTCCATTCTCCGGTGGAATCGGCGGCGGTGGTATGATGATGATTTATCTAGCTGACGAGAACCGATTTGTAACCTTGGATCATCGTGAGATTTCACCTTCGACATTCGGCCCTCATTCTTTCCTAGATGAGAACGGGAATGAATATTCATCTACCGTGCGTAAATCCAGCGGTCCAGCCTTTGCTGTTCCAGGAGCGGTCAAGGCGTGGGAGAAAGCCTTGAGCGAGCATGGGACGATGACATTGGCAGAGGTATTGGAACCAGCCATTCGCGTGGCGGAGGAAGGTTTCATCATTGACGATAACTTTGTACGGGAAGTTACGGAGAACCGAGAGCGCTTTAATAATTTTGAATCGACTCGAGATATTTATCTGAATGAGAATGGTGAAGTTCCTCCAGCAGGGAGTATATTGAAGAATCCAGATTTAGCCCAAGCTTATAGGCTAATCGGAGAGCGTGGCAGTCAGGTGTTTTACGAAGGGGAAATCGCGGACGCGATAGTAGATACCATTAACAATCCACCTAAGGTAGCCTCACCTTCTTTTCATATTCTAGCTGGTAATCTACCAAAAGAAGATTTGAAAAATTATGAATTAGTTGAATATGACCCGGTTAAAGTGAACTATCGCGGGTATGACGTTTACGGAATGCCTCCATCCTCGAGTGGTGGAACAACGATTGGTGAAGCCTTAAATATCCTTGAGGCGTACGACCTTTCGGGAATGCCTCGTGAAGAAGCACTTCATTACTATATTGAAGCTTCCCGTTATGCGTTTGCTGACAGGGATAAGTATCTAGAGGACCCTGCTTTCGCCACGATTCCTGTAACGGGCATGTTGACAAAGGGATATGCGGAGGAGCGTCGTCAAGAAATTGGACCAACAGCCTCTGTAGGAAAAGTAGCACCGGGGAATCCATGGCCTTATGATGCCGATCCTGATCTATGGCCTGAACCAAAGGTTAAGCCGCAAAAAGGCGGGTTCGCATTTAGCTTTACAGGTGGTGAATGGGATCCTAAACAGCTGGTTGTAGAAAACAGTGCGGATGCCACCTTCGATACCATAGATGGAAAAGGCCGTATCACACTTGCGGATCGACGCAATTCTTATGGACGGGCTACTCCGAATATGGAGCCGATAGCGGATGGTGAGCTTCTTATCCCGTTCAAAATGGATGATCTGGGCGCTGATCGTCGTTTAAGACTCTGGTTGAGAGCGGATGGATGGAATAATATCACGACTCCGTTAAATGGATATGGTGTAGAGCTTCGTACTACAGATGATAAGGTACGATTGATACGCTATATTAACGGCAGCTTGACGGAGATTGGGGTCATTGACCGAGCTCGTTCAACGGACTGGCAATGGCTGCGCTATAGTGTGAAGGGCGATGAACTGTCTGTAAAGCTATGGACGGACAGTGAATCTGAACCGGAGAATTGGGACCTTCAAACAAATGACAGCAATATCAGCGGTAAAGGCTTATTCCTTCTTAGTTCATTAGAGTTTAGAGATGGCGGCGGAGGAAGCTTCCAAATTGGGGACATCAATGTTAAGGAATTGAAGGATCCGGTAGATCCTGCTGAGAGCTTCTCTTACCGATTTGATGGGGCAGACGGAACAGCATGGGATCCGTCAAGCTTTATCGTGGAAGGCAAAAACGATGCGGTTACTGTTGATGTTTATGGTGGACATGGGCGAATTCAGATACCGGGAACACGTCTAGATTGGGCTCGTGCAACAGCTCAAATGGAACCTTCAGTAAACAGCGAACTGCTTATTCCATTTAAGATTGAAGATTTGGGTGTGGATCGCCGACTACGGTTCTGGTTGCGTTCAGATAACTGGGGAAGCTCCACCACACCAGCGAATGGATATGGTCTCGAGATCCGTACAGGGGATGACTTAATTAAAGTCATGCAGACGAAAACGGGACAGGAGAAGATTGCATATCCTATCGAAATCTCTCGTGAGAGTACAACAGAGTGGCAATGGTTGCGCTTTAGAGTCGTTGATGATCAGATTAAGGCAAAGTTCTGGAAGCATGGTGAAGAAGAGCCTGCGGCTTGGGACATTGATATTACAGATACGAATGTAACTACTCCTGGACGCTTTATGATTAGCGCCATGGAATGGCAAAATGATCAAGGCGGTACCTTCTTATTGGGCAATCTATCCGTCACGAACTTAGATCAGGAACCTGAATTAGAGGGAGATGCTTTTGCACTAGGCTTCGATCCCGGGGTTGAACCGGTTGTGCTAGAACCTACCGAGGTAGTTGAAGAGAGCACAGAACCTGCAAGTGCGGATGTTGAGCCATCCGTCCAAGAGGAACCAGCTCCAGCAGAAGAGGTTAGCGCGGTTGAACCCGAAGAGCCTCCACTGCCAGTAGAAAAGAAAGATGCTGATACCGAAACGATCCATTTATCCGTATCCGATAAAGAAGGAAACATCGTAGCCTACACGAACACGATTGTATCCATTGGTGGTAACGGAATGGTTGTACCTGGTTACGGATTTATATTAAATGATGGCTTATCTGGACGCATTCCATCCGTTTCAGGACCTGGAGACCCGAATGCTCCTAAGCCAGGAATGAGAAACCTTAGCAGTATGTCCCCAACCATCGTGATGAAGGATGGAAAACCAGTCATGACGGCAGGGGCTCCAGGAAGTGCAACGATTATCACGACAATATTGCAAGTTTTAGTCAACCATTTAGATTTTGGTATGACATTGCCTGAAGCTGTGGCTTCTCCACGTTTGTCCCAGAGAAATTTAAGATCAGGAAACACAGTAGTGGAGTCAGCTTTTGTAGGGACACCAGAATACCTAGCTCTTCAACAACGTGGCCAGAGATTTGAAACTTCTGGACTCGTTCAAGGGATTGGTTCTGTAACGGGAATTGCTTTCTTGCCAGATGGACGTGTACAAGCGGTAGCTGAGCCCGTTCGTCGCGGTGGTGGAAGCGCGATGGTGGAAAGTGAGTTCAACATCCCAACTCCAACGAGCAGTCTGAAGATGAACGGACCTGCAAGAGTTCTGCCTGGAAAAGCCTTTGATGTTCAAGTGAACTTGGATAACGCTGTAGATCTGTATGGAGCTTCCTTTAAATTGCAGTATGATCCTGCAAAATTGGAAGTTGTGGATATGAATCCGAACGAGGACGGAGTTCAGATTCAGCCTGGAAGCTGGGTTAAGGGCGCCAATATCAGCAACGCAGTAGATGCGGAAAACGGAGTCATTAGTTTTGCAGTAACGAAGCTAGGTGACGTAGTTGGCGAGAATGGAAATGGTACATTGGCTAGCCTTCGCTTGCAAGTGAAGCCGAATGTGACAGGGGAAGTCAGTCTACTCCCAATGAGTGAAGGTACGTACTTGCGCAACAGCAACAATGAAATCATTCCAACGGAGCTTAATAGCTACGTGGTTGTTGCTGATACGTTCCCTGCTGTATCTGGAACGATTTCCTTATCTAAAGGAAACCGTTTGACTGACTTAAGTGGATTCACTGTGCAGTTGAAGGCAGGAGATCAAGTTGTTGGGGAAGCCATTACGGATGCAACAGGAGCTTACTCTATTCCGACGGAGCATACAGGGGATGCGGTTGTAGTGATTACGGCTCCTGGCTATAAGCGCGTGCATGCGTCAGTGGTTGCGGGTCAAGATGTAACCGTGCCAAACTTAGTTCTTCGTGTGGGTGACTTCAATGCAGATGAAATCATCAACATCGTCGATGTTCAATTGATTGCTCAAGCATTCGAGAAGACGCCTAACGGGGAGAATGATAAGTTTGATGTGAACAAAGACGGTCATATCTTATTAGATGACATCGTATCGGCAGTTCTTAATTTTGAATTGAACTAA